The following proteins come from a genomic window of Syntrophorhabdus sp.:
- a CDS encoding thiolase family protein — MKTFSKVYIPYNGYYSTPFTRWQGSMQNENPIELGAKTARRWFLEKKKIDPTVIDYLYYGVSIAHKYLFYSHNWAAGMLTDNKKNVPGLMVNQACTTSTTILGLLAKDIELDVYDVGFGLMSDRCSNGPHTIWPNPMGPGGEVLHENWMMDNFNSDPNVTPPTKMVGTAENVAKLEGFTKEQSDAVVLRRYEQYMMSQANDREFQKKYMFPAEV, encoded by the coding sequence ATGAAGACTTTTTCGAAGGTGTACATCCCTTACAACGGCTACTATTCAACCCCATTCACCCGTTGGCAGGGAAGCATGCAGAACGAGAACCCGATCGAACTGGGGGCAAAGACTGCAAGAAGATGGTTCCTGGAGAAGAAGAAGATCGATCCGACCGTCATCGATTATCTCTACTACGGGGTGTCCATCGCCCATAAATACCTGTTCTACAGCCACAACTGGGCGGCGGGTATGCTGACGGACAACAAGAAGAATGTGCCCGGCCTCATGGTCAACCAGGCCTGCACAACCTCGACAACCATTTTGGGCCTTCTGGCAAAGGACATCGAACTCGATGTCTACGATGTCGGTTTTGGCCTCATGTCGGACCGCTGCTCCAATGGCCCGCACACGATTTGGCCGAACCCCATGGGTCCCGGCGGTGAGGTCCTCCATGAGAACTGGATGATGGACAACTTCAACAGCGACCCCAACGTCACCCCGCCGACAAAGATGGTGGGTACGGCTGAAAACGTCGCCAAGCTGGAAGGATTCACCAAGGAACAGTCCGACGCAGTCGTGCTTCGGCGTTATGAGCAGTACATGATGTCACAGGCAAATGATCGGGAATTCCAGAAGAAGTACATGTTCCCCGCGGAAGT